One part of the Lapillicoccus jejuensis genome encodes these proteins:
- a CDS encoding MlaE family ABC transporter permease: MTAFGLDPVLPADDDDIPYPAPPGGVLERALTGTGQLFSLGLDAVRLTFARPFQWRELLEQFWFVASVSILPAALVAIPFGAVIALQLGSLTVQLGAQSFTGAASVLAVIQQASPIVTALMIAGAGGAAICADLGARTIREEIDAMTVLGVSPVQRLVVPRVLASMLVAVLLNGMVSVVGVVGGYVFNVVLQGGTPGAYLASFSALAQLPDLYVGELKALIFGFIAGVVACYRGLHPAPGAKGVGDAVNQSVVITFLLLFFVNFVVTTLYLQVVPAKGT, from the coding sequence GTGACCGCGTTCGGCCTCGACCCCGTCCTGCCCGCGGACGACGACGACATCCCCTACCCCGCACCGCCCGGCGGCGTGCTCGAGCGGGCCCTCACCGGCACCGGTCAGCTCTTCTCCCTCGGGCTCGACGCGGTCCGGCTGACCTTCGCGCGACCGTTCCAGTGGCGCGAGCTGCTCGAGCAGTTCTGGTTCGTCGCCTCCGTCTCGATCCTGCCGGCGGCCCTCGTCGCCATCCCGTTCGGTGCCGTCATCGCCCTCCAGCTCGGCAGCCTCACCGTCCAGCTCGGGGCGCAGTCGTTCACCGGCGCGGCGAGCGTGCTCGCCGTCATCCAGCAGGCCAGCCCGATCGTCACCGCGCTGATGATCGCCGGCGCCGGGGGAGCGGCGATCTGCGCCGACCTCGGCGCGCGGACCATCCGCGAGGAGATCGACGCGATGACCGTGCTCGGGGTCTCCCCGGTGCAGCGGCTCGTCGTCCCCCGGGTGCTCGCCTCGATGCTCGTCGCGGTCCTGCTCAACGGCATGGTGTCGGTCGTCGGTGTCGTCGGCGGCTACGTCTTCAACGTCGTCCTGCAGGGCGGCACCCCCGGTGCCTACCTCGCGAGCTTCTCGGCGCTGGCCCAGCTGCCCGACCTCTACGTCGGTGAGCTCAAGGCGCTGATCTTCGGCTTCATCGCCGGCGTCGTCGCCTGCTACCGCGGTCTGCACCCGGCGCCCGGCGCCAAGGGCGTGGGCGACGCGGTCAACCAGAGCGTCGTCATCACCTTCCTGCTGCTCTTCTTCGTCAACTTCGTCGTGACGACGCTGTACCTGCAGGTCGTCCCGGCCAAGGGCACCTGA
- a CDS encoding ABC transporter ATP-binding protein: protein MGATVEVEHLTKSFGRQNIWHDVSLTLPAGEISALLGPSGTGKSVFLKTLIGLVRPERGTVRVDGVDVISCGERELQEVRKRFGVLFQDGALFGSLSLYDNVAFPLREHTRKGESEIRRIVEEKMELVGLAGAGAKLPGQISGGMRKRAGLARALVLDPDIILVDEPDSGLDPVRTSYLAQTLVDLNAELDTTILIVTHNIELARRLPDNLGMLFNRRLVMFGPREVMLTCDEPVVEQFLNGRRLGPIGMSEEKDAATAALEAETIEEDDETIRGLVPQMRPSRGLPDRPGEARRAHRVTDLLHALPARQREEILAAAPAPEAARWRDLHAAGTAVP, encoded by the coding sequence ATGGGGGCGACCGTCGAGGTCGAGCACCTCACGAAGTCGTTCGGTCGCCAGAACATCTGGCACGACGTCTCGCTCACCCTGCCCGCCGGGGAGATCAGCGCGCTGCTCGGACCGTCGGGCACCGGCAAGTCGGTCTTCCTCAAGACCCTCATCGGTCTCGTGCGCCCGGAGCGGGGCACCGTCCGCGTCGACGGCGTCGACGTCATCTCCTGCGGCGAGCGGGAGCTGCAGGAGGTGCGCAAGCGCTTCGGCGTCCTCTTCCAGGACGGCGCCCTCTTCGGCTCGCTCTCGCTGTACGACAACGTCGCCTTCCCGCTGCGCGAGCACACCCGCAAGGGCGAGAGCGAGATCCGGCGGATCGTCGAGGAGAAGATGGAGCTCGTCGGGCTCGCGGGAGCGGGGGCCAAGCTGCCCGGCCAGATCTCCGGGGGGATGCGCAAGCGCGCCGGCCTCGCCCGGGCCCTCGTCCTCGACCCGGACATCATCCTCGTCGACGAGCCGGACTCCGGGCTCGACCCGGTCCGCACCAGCTACCTCGCCCAGACCCTCGTCGACCTCAACGCCGAGCTCGACACGACGATCCTCATCGTCACCCACAACATCGAGCTGGCCCGACGGCTGCCCGACAACCTCGGCATGCTCTTCAACCGCCGGCTCGTGATGTTCGGGCCACGCGAGGTCATGCTCACCTGCGACGAGCCGGTCGTCGAGCAGTTCCTCAACGGCCGCCGACTCGGCCCCATCGGCATGTCCGAGGAGAAGGACGCCGCGACGGCCGCCCTCGAGGCCGAGACCATCGAGGAGGACGACGAGACGATCCGCGGCCTCGTGCCGCAGATGCGGCCCAGCCGCGGGCTGCCCGACCGGCCCGGCGAGGCCCGCCGCGCCCACCGCGTCACCGATCTGCTGCACGCTCTCCCGGCGCGCCAGCGCGAGGAGATCCTCGCCGCGGCGCCCGCCCCGGAGGCGGCCCGCTGGCGCGACCTCCACGCGGCCGGGACGGCGGTCCCGTGA
- a CDS encoding helix-turn-helix domain-containing protein has product MSTVTRPVRDPRRHPVSAPLPDRAAQIHAWYLALPAVDVERLVHDVDVLVRDVAPAFTDQANRRSNSTTEFVERAFTSFTTYLADPQSAAAEIGPVFAGVGRQMAVDGVTIETMQRTLEEASGLIVGRLEHMIDRHPLKASLALHLVAMLTDYLARLREHVEAGMRSIQPDDPGGPRRDRAMIFRFLRTGVTRDAVQAFTDRTGMVVPPRVAAVCVVGAREPLATLAPLDELGYLPATGPLSELLLVPEDLPAVEVAARGLRPGDRIVVGPTVPATRAVESFAVARAARSHLDSPTLPRTPVLRCDEHLVELLLLGDHVSPASLVERRLAPLAQVPEKDREQYATVLYALLASGKSVRQLARDLHYHQQTLQARVNRLRAAYGPELDDPDVRLEIMLALRCVMGGR; this is encoded by the coding sequence ATGAGCACGGTCACCCGGCCGGTGCGCGACCCGCGCCGCCATCCCGTGTCGGCTCCGCTGCCCGACCGGGCCGCGCAGATCCACGCGTGGTACCTCGCGCTGCCGGCCGTCGACGTCGAGCGCCTCGTGCACGACGTGGACGTCCTCGTGCGGGACGTCGCGCCCGCCTTCACGGACCAGGCGAACCGCCGGAGCAACTCGACGACGGAGTTCGTCGAGCGGGCCTTCACCTCGTTCACCACCTACCTCGCCGACCCGCAGAGCGCGGCCGCCGAGATCGGGCCGGTCTTCGCGGGGGTCGGGCGCCAGATGGCCGTCGACGGCGTGACCATCGAGACGATGCAGCGCACGCTCGAGGAGGCGTCGGGCCTCATCGTCGGGCGCCTCGAGCACATGATCGACCGGCACCCGCTCAAGGCCTCGCTCGCGCTGCACCTCGTCGCCATGCTCACCGACTACCTGGCCCGGCTGCGCGAGCACGTCGAGGCGGGGATGCGCAGCATCCAGCCCGACGACCCGGGCGGTCCGCGCCGCGACCGCGCGATGATCTTCCGCTTCCTGCGCACGGGGGTGACCCGCGACGCCGTGCAGGCGTTCACCGACCGCACCGGCATGGTCGTGCCACCCCGGGTCGCGGCCGTCTGCGTCGTCGGGGCCCGGGAGCCGCTCGCCACCCTCGCGCCGCTCGACGAGCTGGGCTACCTGCCGGCGACGGGCCCGCTCAGCGAGCTGCTGCTCGTCCCCGAGGACCTGCCCGCCGTCGAGGTCGCCGCGCGCGGGCTGCGCCCCGGCGACCGGATCGTCGTCGGCCCGACCGTGCCCGCGACCCGCGCCGTGGAGTCCTTCGCGGTCGCCCGGGCCGCCCGCAGCCACCTCGACAGCCCGACGCTGCCGCGCACCCCCGTGCTGCGCTGCGACGAGCACCTCGTCGAGCTGCTGCTGCTCGGCGACCACGTCAGCCCCGCCTCCCTGGTCGAGCGCCGGCTCGCGCCGCTCGCGCAGGTGCCCGAGAAGGACCGCGAGCAGTACGCCACCGTCCTCTACGCCCTGCTGGCCAGCGGCAAGTCCGTGCGCCAGCTGGCGCGCGACCTGCACTACCACCAGCAGACGCTGCAGGCCCGGGTCAACCGGCTGCGGGCCGCCTACGGTCCGGAGCTCGACGACCCCGACGTGCGGCTGGAGATCATGCTGGCCCTGCGCTGCGTCATGGGCGGTCGCTGA
- a CDS encoding DUF2891 family protein → MSDWRRDRAPGWARTVVEVLRTTYPYAAQHVARGPDDVDVTPTRLHPSFHGSFDWHSSVHMQWSGVRLLDLAGEHLEDAVRRELVAELDARLTPAHVTVEADYLRAHPHFERPYGWAWAMMLAAATTSSAVPQAASWAEATRPLADAVADLVLDWLPRLAYPVRSGEHANTAFGLALVHEAAGVLGRDDVVAAVGERAADWYGADRDYPVAWEPGGSDFLSPALSEADLLRRVLTPADLRPWLAGFLPGLGSADDPLLAPTRVLDPTDGKAVHLHGLSLSRAWQLRGLAPSLPGVDAADADARRARVEGTTRARVEQVEQEITGGDFMSTHWLVSFALLAETAGEQGH, encoded by the coding sequence ATGAGCGACTGGCGCCGGGACCGAGCGCCCGGCTGGGCCCGCACCGTCGTCGAGGTGCTGCGCACGACGTACCCCTATGCGGCCCAGCACGTCGCGCGCGGACCGGACGACGTCGACGTCACGCCGACCCGGCTGCACCCGTCCTTCCACGGCTCGTTCGACTGGCACTCGTCGGTGCACATGCAGTGGTCGGGCGTGCGGCTGCTCGACCTCGCGGGGGAGCACCTCGAGGACGCCGTACGGCGTGAGCTCGTCGCCGAGCTCGACGCCCGGCTCACCCCCGCGCACGTCACGGTCGAGGCGGACTACCTGCGCGCGCACCCGCACTTCGAGCGCCCCTACGGCTGGGCGTGGGCGATGATGCTGGCGGCCGCGACGACGAGCAGCGCCGTGCCGCAGGCGGCCTCGTGGGCGGAGGCGACCCGGCCGCTCGCCGACGCGGTCGCCGACCTCGTCCTCGACTGGCTGCCGCGGCTGGCCTACCCGGTGCGCAGCGGTGAGCACGCCAACACCGCGTTCGGTCTCGCGCTCGTCCACGAGGCCGCCGGCGTCCTCGGTCGGGACGACGTCGTCGCGGCGGTGGGGGAGCGGGCTGCGGACTGGTACGGCGCCGACCGCGACTACCCGGTCGCGTGGGAGCCCGGCGGGAGCGACTTCCTCTCCCCGGCGCTCAGCGAGGCCGACCTCCTGCGCCGGGTCCTGACCCCGGCCGACCTGCGGCCCTGGCTGGCCGGGTTCCTCCCCGGGCTGGGCTCCGCCGACGACCCGCTCCTGGCGCCGACCCGGGTGCTCGACCCCACGGACGGCAAGGCGGTGCACCTGCACGGCCTGAGCCTCTCGCGCGCCTGGCAGCTGCGCGGGCTGGCGCCGTCCCTGCCGGGCGTCGACGCGGCGGACGCGGACGCGCGTCGGGCCCGGGTCGAGGGGACGACCCGGGCCCGCGTGGAGCAGGTGGAGCAGGAGATCACCGGCGGCGACTTCATGTCGACCCACTGGCTGGTCTCCTTCGCCCTCCTCGCCGAGACGGCCGGCGAGCAGGGTCACTGA
- a CDS encoding DUF979 domain-containing protein yields MIKVEWVYWLVAAVFLVVAVLRLSDRSDPKRLGSAAFWAVLAFTFVYGTYVVAKTAPPVIEGVAVLVLVVLAALGFPGRGSTDTTTDEQRVGLAERFGNRLFVPALVIPVVAVLFGAVLAKVSLGGRPLLEPKSETIIGLGAAALVGVAVALAIFRPRSVVVPFREGDRLLGHIGWAAILPQFLATLGLLFTTAGVGDAVGRVTHAVLPDGQRLLAVVVYCLGMAVFTIVMGNAFAAFPVMTAAIGWPVLVQQYHGNPPAVFAIGMLAGFCGTLVTPMAANFNLVPAALLELKDQYGPIKAQLPTAVPLWVGTTAVMALAAFPR; encoded by the coding sequence GTGATCAAGGTCGAGTGGGTCTACTGGCTCGTCGCCGCGGTCTTCCTCGTCGTCGCCGTCCTGCGGCTGAGCGACCGGAGCGACCCCAAGCGGCTCGGCAGCGCGGCCTTCTGGGCGGTCCTCGCCTTCACCTTCGTCTACGGCACGTACGTCGTCGCGAAGACCGCCCCGCCCGTGATCGAGGGCGTCGCCGTCCTGGTCCTCGTCGTCCTCGCCGCCCTCGGGTTCCCCGGCCGCGGCTCCACCGACACGACCACGGACGAGCAGCGGGTCGGGCTCGCCGAGCGCTTCGGCAACCGGCTCTTCGTCCCCGCGCTCGTCATCCCCGTCGTCGCCGTCCTCTTCGGGGCGGTGCTGGCCAAGGTGAGCCTCGGCGGGCGGCCGCTGCTGGAGCCGAAGTCCGAGACCATCATCGGTCTCGGCGCCGCCGCCCTCGTCGGGGTGGCGGTGGCCCTCGCGATCTTCCGCCCTCGCAGCGTCGTCGTCCCGTTCCGCGAGGGCGACCGGCTCCTCGGGCACATCGGGTGGGCGGCGATCCTGCCGCAGTTCCTCGCCACCCTCGGCCTGCTCTTCACGACCGCCGGCGTCGGCGACGCCGTCGGCAGGGTCACCCACGCCGTCCTGCCCGACGGCCAGCGGCTGCTCGCGGTCGTCGTCTACTGCCTGGGGATGGCCGTCTTCACCATCGTCATGGGCAACGCCTTCGCGGCCTTCCCGGTGATGACCGCCGCGATCGGCTGGCCGGTGCTCGTGCAGCAGTACCACGGCAACCCGCCCGCGGTCTTCGCCATCGGGATGCTCGCCGGCTTCTGCGGCACGCTCGTCACGCCGATGGCCGCCAACTTCAACCTCGTCCCCGCCGCGCTGCTGGAGCTGAAGGACCAGTACGGCCCGATCAAGGCGCAGCTGCCCACCGCCGTCCCGCTGTGGGTCGGCACCACCGCGGTCATGGCCCTCGCGGCCTTCCCGCGATGA
- a CDS encoding DUF969 domain-containing protein — MWVLLAVAVVVVGFALRLNAMLVVTVAGVVAGLIAHLSPLRIVEAFGTGFAGSRSVTVFVVVLPVIGLVERYGLQHQARRLIGRLAGLTAGRLLAAYLLVRQLTAALGLTAVGGPAQAVRPIVAPMTEAAAERVHGPLPERAREKVRSYAASADTVGLFFGEDIFVAVGSILLITGFVDTTYGLKLDALQIALWAIPSAVIALVVHGTRMLWLDRVLGRWVAAERPEPAPAGEVAR, encoded by the coding sequence ATGTGGGTTCTTCTCGCCGTCGCGGTCGTCGTCGTAGGTTTCGCCCTCCGGCTCAACGCGATGCTCGTCGTCACCGTCGCGGGGGTCGTCGCCGGCCTCATCGCGCACCTCAGCCCGCTGCGGATCGTCGAGGCCTTCGGCACCGGCTTCGCCGGCAGCCGGTCCGTCACCGTCTTCGTCGTCGTCCTGCCGGTCATCGGGCTCGTCGAGCGCTACGGCCTGCAGCACCAGGCCCGCCGCCTCATCGGCCGGCTCGCGGGTCTGACCGCCGGCCGGCTGCTCGCCGCCTACCTGCTCGTGCGCCAGCTGACCGCGGCCCTCGGGCTGACCGCGGTCGGCGGCCCGGCGCAGGCGGTGCGGCCCATCGTGGCGCCGATGACCGAGGCGGCCGCCGAGCGCGTGCACGGGCCCCTGCCGGAACGGGCGCGCGAGAAGGTCCGCTCCTACGCCGCGTCGGCCGACACCGTCGGGCTGTTCTTCGGCGAGGACATCTTCGTCGCCGTCGGCTCGATCCTGCTCATCACCGGCTTCGTCGACACGACGTACGGGCTCAAGCTCGACGCCCTGCAGATCGCGCTGTGGGCGATCCCCAGCGCGGTCATCGCGCTCGTCGTCCACGGCACCCGGATGCTCTGGCTCGACCGGGTGCTCGGCCGCTGGGTGGCGGCCGAGCGACCCGAGCCCGCCCCGGCCGGGGAGGTGGCCCGGTGA
- a CDS encoding GntR family transcriptional regulator has product MPTPPPGGPPALDAVVDRLRQSVLDGLRRPGDRLDETRLGRELGVSRNTLREAFRVLAHEHLLEHRPHRGVFVRRLGAREARDVYATRRLLECGALREAAVRAAEVAADPVRAQRLHAEWVPVLADVGGAVAAGEEARATGEWEAVGTANGRFHLALARLAGNDVVDRTLRGLLTEMRLLFVDVAGARAVHEPYLEDNARIAALVAAGELVRAAVVLEEYLLRAERHLVGLHASDS; this is encoded by the coding sequence GTGCCGACGCCGCCCCCCGGGGGCCCTCCCGCCCTCGACGCCGTGGTCGACCGGCTGCGCCAGTCCGTCCTCGACGGGCTGCGCCGCCCCGGCGACCGCCTCGACGAGACCCGGCTCGGGCGCGAGCTGGGGGTCAGCCGCAACACGCTGCGCGAGGCCTTCCGCGTCCTGGCCCACGAGCACCTGCTCGAGCACCGTCCGCACCGGGGGGTCTTCGTGCGCCGGCTCGGGGCGCGCGAGGCGCGCGACGTCTACGCCACGAGGCGGCTGCTCGAGTGCGGTGCGCTGCGCGAGGCGGCCGTCCGGGCGGCGGAGGTGGCCGCGGATCCCGTGCGGGCGCAACGACTGCACGCCGAGTGGGTGCCGGTCCTGGCCGACGTCGGTGGCGCGGTGGCGGCGGGGGAGGAGGCCCGGGCGACGGGCGAGTGGGAGGCGGTCGGCACCGCGAACGGTCGCTTCCACCTGGCCCTCGCCCGGCTCGCCGGCAACGACGTCGTCGACCGCACGCTGCGCGGGCTGCTCACCGAGATGCGGCTGCTCTTCGTCGACGTGGCCGGGGCGCGCGCCGTCCACGAGCCCTACCTGGAGGACAACGCCCGGATCGCGGCGCTCGTCGCGGCGGGCGAGCTGGTCCGGGCCGCCGTGGTCCTCGAGGAGTACCTGCTGCGCGCCGAGCGGCACCTCGTCGGACTGCACGCGAGCGACTCCTGA
- a CDS encoding LamB/YcsF family protein, producing MTSPGALIDLNADLGESFGRWRLGDDDALLEVVTSANVACGFHAGDPATLVATCRAAARRGVAVGAQVGYRDLAGFGRRFVDVSPDDLFADVLYQLGALDGIARSCGTAVTYVKPHGALYNTVVHHEEQAAAVVAAVAAHPGRLPLLGLPGSVLLERAAGAGLRAVPEAFADRGYTAEGTLVPRSLPGALVEDPRQVADRVVRLVTEGVVRSVDGVDVPVGAASVCLHGDTPGAAASARAVRAALEAAGVTLRAFARP from the coding sequence ATGACGTCACCCGGCGCGCTCATCGACCTCAACGCCGACCTCGGGGAGTCCTTCGGCCGCTGGCGGCTCGGGGACGACGACGCGCTGCTCGAGGTGGTGACGAGCGCGAACGTCGCCTGCGGCTTCCACGCGGGCGACCCCGCGACCCTCGTCGCGACCTGCCGCGCCGCCGCGCGGCGGGGCGTGGCCGTCGGGGCCCAGGTCGGCTACCGCGACCTGGCCGGCTTCGGCCGCCGGTTCGTCGACGTCTCCCCCGACGACCTCTTCGCCGACGTGCTCTACCAGCTCGGCGCGCTGGACGGGATCGCCCGCTCCTGCGGCACGGCCGTCACCTACGTCAAGCCGCACGGGGCCCTCTACAACACCGTCGTCCACCACGAGGAGCAGGCCGCCGCCGTCGTCGCCGCGGTGGCCGCCCACCCCGGCCGCCTCCCGCTCCTCGGCCTGCCCGGCTCGGTGCTGCTGGAGCGGGCCGCCGGGGCCGGGCTGCGCGCGGTCCCCGAGGCCTTCGCCGACCGCGGCTACACCGCCGAGGGCACGCTCGTCCCCCGCTCGCTCCCCGGCGCCCTCGTCGAGGACCCGCGGCAGGTCGCCGACCGGGTCGTGCGCCTCGTCACCGAGGGGGTCGTGCGCTCCGTCGACGGCGTCGACGTCCCGGTGGGGGCCGCGTCGGTGTGCCTGCACGGCGACACCCCCGGCGCGGCCGCGAGCGCCCGGGCGGTGCGGGCCGCCCTGGAGGCGGCCGGGGTGACCCTGCGCGCCTTCGCGCGCCCGTGA
- a CDS encoding 5-oxoprolinase subunit B family protein, with amino-acid sequence MTGDVVALRRCGEDAVLVELADGRARRRWEAAVRAAALPGLAEVVPGAVTVLVRADRPAALSALVDAVRRLRPTDAPEPPAADVLTVPVRYDGPDLADVARVLRGDVADVVRRHTGQEWEVEFCGFAPGFGYLVPVDGARARVWTSDPVPRRPTPRTRVPAGAVALAGPWSAVYPGASAGGWQLVGTTDLAVWDPDRDPPALLVPGRRVRFEAVR; translated from the coding sequence GTGACCGGCGACGTCGTCGCCCTGCGCCGGTGCGGCGAGGACGCCGTGCTCGTCGAGCTCGCCGACGGCCGCGCCCGGCGCCGCTGGGAGGCCGCGGTCCGCGCGGCGGCGCTGCCCGGGCTCGCCGAGGTCGTGCCGGGGGCGGTGACCGTGCTCGTCCGGGCGGACCGGCCGGCGGCCCTGTCGGCGCTCGTCGACGCCGTACGGCGCCTGCGCCCCACCGACGCCCCCGAGCCGCCGGCCGCCGACGTGCTCACCGTCCCGGTCCGGTACGACGGCCCCGACCTCGCGGACGTGGCGCGCGTCCTCCGCGGTGACGTCGCGGACGTGGTCCGGCGCCACACCGGGCAGGAGTGGGAGGTCGAGTTCTGCGGGTTCGCCCCGGGCTTCGGCTACCTCGTGCCCGTCGACGGCGCGCGCGCCCGGGTCTGGACGAGCGACCCCGTCCCCCGCCGGCCGACCCCGCGCACCCGCGTCCCCGCCGGCGCCGTCGCGCTGGCCGGGCCGTGGTCGGCCGTCTACCCGGGCGCCTCGGCCGGCGGGTGGCAGCTGGTCGGCACCACGGACCTCGCCGTCTGGGACCCCGACCGCGACCCGCCCGCGCTGCTCGTGCCCGGGCGCCGGGTCCGCTTCGAGGCCGTCCGGTGA
- a CDS encoding biotin-dependent carboxyltransferase family protein, which produces MSGALEVLAVGPQVLVQDRGRPGHAAIGVPVGGAADRRSAALAGRLVGDDAGRPLLEVLLGGLAVRARGAQVVAVTGAPGPVTVDGHPAAFAAPVRLADGQVLALGAPVAGLRSYLAVAGGLDVAPVLGSAGTSPVPRLGPPPVAAGDVLAVRGPRSTPPYGDPSVAAAGGWTPPPGGVTTVTAIVGPRHDWFAPGALPLLGRTRWVAGDGDRVGVRLDGPELPRARTDELLSEPMVPGSVQVPPDGRPIVMGRDHPTTGGYPVVAVLTGSSVDRMSQVRPGETVRILLHEACF; this is translated from the coding sequence GTGAGCGGCGCCCTCGAGGTGCTCGCCGTCGGGCCGCAGGTCCTCGTCCAGGACCGGGGCCGTCCGGGCCACGCCGCGATCGGCGTCCCGGTGGGCGGCGCCGCCGACCGGCGGTCCGCCGCGCTGGCCGGGCGCCTGGTCGGCGACGACGCGGGCCGCCCCCTCCTCGAGGTCCTCCTCGGGGGGCTCGCCGTGCGGGCGCGCGGCGCGCAGGTGGTCGCCGTCACGGGGGCGCCGGGGCCGGTGACGGTCGACGGGCACCCCGCCGCGTTCGCCGCCCCGGTCCGGCTCGCCGACGGGCAGGTCCTCGCCCTCGGCGCGCCCGTCGCCGGGCTGCGCAGCTACCTCGCCGTCGCCGGCGGCCTCGACGTCGCCCCCGTCCTCGGCAGCGCCGGCACCTCACCCGTCCCCCGGCTCGGGCCGCCCCCGGTCGCGGCGGGGGACGTCCTCGCGGTCCGCGGGCCCCGCAGCACGCCGCCGTACGGCGACCCGTCCGTCGCCGCCGCGGGTGGCTGGACCCCGCCACCGGGCGGGGTGACGACGGTGACCGCGATCGTCGGGCCACGGCACGACTGGTTCGCGCCCGGCGCCCTCCCGCTGCTCGGTCGCACCCGGTGGGTGGCCGGCGACGGCGACCGGGTGGGCGTGCGGCTCGACGGGCCGGAGCTCCCCCGGGCACGCACCGACGAGCTGCTCAGCGAGCCGATGGTCCCGGGGTCGGTCCAGGTGCCGCCGGACGGGCGGCCGATCGTCATGGGCCGGGACCACCCGACGACCGGCGGCTACCCCGTCGTGGCCGTCCTCACCGGGTCCTCGGTGGACCGGATGTCGCAGGTCAGACCGGGCGAGACCGTCCGAATCCTTCTCCACGAGGCATGTTTCTGA
- a CDS encoding APC family permease produces MTATAPVATAGESRASKGLKVGALGLLGSIVVGVASTAPAYSLAASLGFVVTTANGDGIVGVKAPLIMVLAFVPMYFIAVAYAELNKAEPDCGTTFTWAARAFGTRVGWMGGWGIIIADVIVMANLAAIAGSYSFTLVGLDSLAADTTWSTVAGVVWIVIMTWICWRGIEVSARLQYVLLGLEVVTLIAFAGFALVKVYAGGAPSGLRPSLDWLSPAGLTGSAFVTAILIAVFIYWGWDSAVAVNEESDDPARTPGRAAIISTVLLLLTYALVSVATIAFAGVGDSGIGLGNADNADDVFAAMGHDVFGGGAVGWIMVHLLAICVLTSSAASTQTTILPTARTALSMAAFKALPERFARIHPRYLTPTDSTLWMGAVSIAFYVGLTLVSDKVLGDTIAAVGLMIAFYYGLTGFACAWFYRRTMWSSPRDIVMQGVFPLLGGLLLLGAFVVASVQYAAPDYGSTTFFGIGGVFVIGIGSLLLGVVLMVVWNALQPDYFRGVTLPRRKDGDLVLVGGGGRPVGTRLPDTVERTVIAPDLSNLPPGATAIDPVTGVEYHRDGPPPRGHDGSRDDER; encoded by the coding sequence ATGACCGCCACCGCCCCCGTGGCCACCGCCGGCGAGAGCCGGGCGAGCAAGGGCCTCAAGGTCGGCGCCCTCGGCCTGCTCGGCTCGATCGTCGTGGGCGTCGCCTCCACGGCGCCCGCCTACAGCCTGGCCGCCAGCCTCGGCTTCGTCGTGACGACGGCCAACGGTGACGGCATCGTCGGCGTCAAGGCGCCGCTGATCATGGTGCTGGCCTTCGTGCCGATGTACTTCATCGCCGTGGCCTACGCCGAGCTGAACAAGGCCGAGCCCGACTGCGGGACCACCTTCACCTGGGCGGCCCGGGCGTTCGGCACCCGGGTGGGCTGGATGGGCGGCTGGGGCATCATCATCGCCGACGTCATCGTCATGGCGAACCTCGCGGCGATCGCGGGCTCCTACTCCTTCACCCTCGTCGGGCTCGACTCGCTCGCCGCGGACACGACGTGGTCGACGGTGGCCGGCGTCGTGTGGATCGTCATCATGACGTGGATCTGCTGGCGCGGCATCGAGGTCTCGGCCCGGCTGCAGTACGTGCTGCTCGGTCTCGAGGTCGTCACCCTCATCGCCTTCGCCGGCTTCGCCCTCGTCAAGGTCTACGCCGGCGGCGCGCCGTCGGGGCTGCGCCCATCGCTGGACTGGCTCTCCCCCGCCGGCCTGACCGGCAGCGCCTTCGTCACCGCGATCCTCATCGCCGTCTTCATCTACTGGGGCTGGGACTCCGCCGTCGCGGTCAACGAGGAGTCGGACGACCCGGCCCGGACCCCGGGGCGCGCCGCGATCATCTCCACGGTGCTGCTGCTCCTGACCTACGCCCTGGTCTCGGTCGCGACGATCGCCTTCGCCGGCGTCGGTGACTCCGGGATCGGCCTCGGCAACGCCGACAACGCCGACGACGTGTTCGCGGCGATGGGGCACGACGTCTTCGGCGGCGGCGCGGTGGGCTGGATCATGGTCCACCTGCTCGCGATCTGCGTGCTCACCTCCTCGGCCGCCAGCACCCAGACGACGATCCTGCCGACCGCGCGGACCGCCCTGTCGATGGCCGCGTTCAAGGCGCTGCCCGAGCGCTTCGCCCGGATCCACCCGCGCTACCTCACCCCGACCGACTCGACGCTGTGGATGGGCGCGGTCTCGATCGCCTTCTACGTGGGGCTGACCCTCGTCAGCGACAAGGTCCTCGGTGACACCATCGCCGCGGTCGGGCTGATGATCGCCTTCTACTACGGCCTGACCGGCTTCGCCTGCGCGTGGTTCTACCGCCGCACGATGTGGTCGAGCCCGCGCGACATCGTCATGCAGGGCGTCTTCCCGCTCCTCGGCGGCCTGCTCCTGCTCGGCGCCTTCGTCGTCGCCTCCGTGCAGTACGCCGCCCCCGACTACGGGTCGACCACGTTCTTCGGCATCGGTGGCGTCTTCGTCATCGGCATCGGCTCGCTGCTGCTCGGCGTGGTGCTCATGGTGGTGTGGAACGCTCTCCAGCCCGACTACTTCCGAGGCGTGACCCTGCCCCGGCGCAAGGACGGCGACCTCGTCCTCGTCGGCGGTGGCGGCCGCCCCGTCGGCACCCGGCTGCCGGACACGGTGGAGCGCACGGTCATCGCGCCGGACCTGTCCAACCTCCCGCCCGGCGCGACCGCGATCGACCCGGTCACCGGCGTCGAGTACCACCGCGACGGCCCCCCTCCCCGCGGGCACGACGGCTCCCGCGACGACGAGCGCTGA